In Massilia sp. METH4, the genomic window CAGGCGCTTGCGCGTAATGGTGCGGTAGCGCACGGCATTCGAGACGGTGATGCAGACGAGGCCGAGGTGTGGAGGCATGACCGGATGGATGGTGGCTGACGTTCCAGCGATTCTAGCCAAGGCGGCGTGGCGGGCGGCGCGCCACTGGATGTAACGTGCGGGAAATACCGGCAATCCATGATTCAATACTTGTCCTGGTCAAATCGCGGAGGATCGATCATGGCGGATGAGTTCAAGGCTGGCGACAAGGTGCAGTGGCATTCCTCGCAAGGCGTCGTGCACGGCACCGTGAAAAAGAAGCTGATGTCGCCCACCGATATCAAGGGGCATCACGTGGCGGCGTCGCAGGACAACCCGGAA contains:
- a CDS encoding DUF2945 domain-containing protein; translated protein: MADEFKAGDKVQWHSSQGVVHGTVKKKLMSPTDIKGHHVAASQDNPEYLVVSDKTGAEAAHKGSALKKA